In the genome of Mercurialis annua linkage group LG8, ddMerAnnu1.2, whole genome shotgun sequence, the window TCGTGAGACCAAAGAAAGTGGCTTGAATTGCTTAAGAATTACAATTGTACGATTCAGTATCATCCCAATAAGGATAATGTCGTGGCAGATGCTTTAAGTCGAAAGTCGTCTGGCAGTTTAGCTCATATATCTAAAAATGACGGAGGCCATTGATGCATAAATGGCATAAGTTGTATGAGATGGCTTTTTGTTTTCATATTTCAGTTTCAGGAGATCTTGTGGCACTGTTGGAAGTGCGATTTGTTTTGGTCGAgcggattaaagctttacaagatGAGGATCCCCGGTTAAGGACTATTACATCATAAGTGTACCAGGGAAGTAATTTAGATTCTGTTGTGATTGATGATGTGTTGAAACACGGTACAAGAATGTGTGTTCCTAATGTCAAGGATTTAAAACAACAGATTTTGGAAGAGGCACACAAGTTTATGTATAGTGTTCACCCTATATCGactaagatgtatcatgatGTTAAGAGTGTtaattggtggagcggaatgaagaaggatgtagAAGAGTTTGTTTAGAAGTGTTTAACCTGTCAACAAGTGAAgttagaacatcagagaccaTTGGGTTATTTACAACCACTTCCTATTGTTGAGTGGAAATGGGTGAGGATTGCAACGGATTTTGTTGTTGGGTTTCTGCATACTCAACAACATTTTGACTTCATTTGGGGAATTATTGATCGGATGACTAAGTCGGCTCATTTCATCCCGATTAAAATTTCGTATAAGGCAGCTAATTTTGCAAGGTTGTATATTGATAGAATTGTGATGTTTGCATGGAGTACCTATTTTGATTATATCAGATAGACGTTCTGTGTTTACATTGCATTTTTTGAAGGCATTACAAGAAGCATTAGGAACGTGTGTGAATTTCCGTattgcttttcatcctcagacggaTGGCCAGTGTGAAAGGATGATCCAGACTTTAGAAGATGTGTGTTATCAATTTGGCGGTAGTTGGGATATCTATTTGTCATTAATCGAGTTTTCATATAAGAACAATTATCATtcgagtattgagatggcatCGTATGAAGCTTTGTATAGAAGCAAGTACCGATCTCCATTTTTTGGGAGAAAGTGAGTGAGCGTAAGTTGTTAGGAACgaagattattcagattactcCAGAGAAGCTTCCAGTGATTAAaatgtcacgatccaatttcacAGATcatgactggcgctagggtatgagaGTGGTAGTTACAAAACCAAGAAAAGGTAGACGACATGCTGAAAAATGACTTGACAAATCAAAACATGAACCAGAaactaatcaaataaaaactttCAGCTCTTTCTCTATTtcactctctttttttctttatttttcatgtcttgagttcttattttcatatttatatcttttaagCTCAacttctctatttttatttctttttcttttctttttcttttccagctttcttttatttttttctctttttctgaACTTCAAAAGGCAACATTAATCATCACAAACAAGAGATCATCAATTTAAAATCACGAGCTGAGGATGTTAtacatcctcacactagtttcATGCATATCCATCAATCTGTCAAGTCAAAATAAGGTAGAAAAGAGGGAGATAAGAAAAGATAAAGTGTGTAAAATGTGtgtaaaacaacaaaaatacgGCTAAGGCTCAAATGGGTTAAACAAAGGGAAAATGGGTAGGCTATTTAAAGTTGTCTCAAGAATGGGTTATCCTAATTACCATTTATCACTTTCAAATTATTCAACCTACAATGCAATTTTACTGTGGACGCAAGGCAAGTTCTAGAGAATCAACATGTATCGACTCACACCACAATAAAATGAGACATCAAAAGTATGCTCGATGAGGCTTAAAAAATCTCACTACACTGGGTAAACACAAGGTGATTTAAAATACAAACATAtttaattgctcaaaatttcagaatttaCACAAGTGCTCCTGCCACGATTGTCATGCCAAAATTCATAATATTCAGAAGAAATAAAATGTTTTTCAAAGTGCAAAATTTCACCTCAATCCTATTAATTCATGTTGGCTAATTAGATAAAAGTTATTTAACTATCATTCTCACAATGTTGTTCAAACACAAAAGCAATAATTAACCAATTCATTAAATAGGGAGAACGGAACACTAAAATTTCAACAATTCTGACATAGCATCAATCATGGCATAAGCGAAAAAATGACAAAGCAAAGCGGTAAGTGCAATTAACATATCATCCAACATAACATAGCATAAATACACCCCACGGTTTCACCACATAAAACTAAACACACTcctaaataaaaacaaaaacaaaaaccaagctaaaaaaaatataaaacgtaaTGTTTTCCCCAccctcacactatttcatgcattgtccccaatgcaatgaaataaaaataaaacataactgAATCATAAAAATGTAAAGCGTGAAAGGAAAGATAcccttgggattgcctcccaagcgcGTTTTAGTTAGAGTCCAAAgccacactctttgcgtaaggttgttaaaaatacaacctaacatgaggaagccttcttggtagcatcttctccctcttttcctttgttggctccttcaaataaaAATCGGGTGATACAGAGTATGCGTTGTCTCTATAATAAAGGACAGGAGGCTTGTTACGGATATtcatatgtttgatattatttccatcatacttggaatcaaacccttctaagaatggatccTTGTAGTCAAATGTTTTGTTGATTTCCTCATAGAATACTGTAATACCAAAGTTCTCCCCATGTTTATCATTGAAGCTCATAGAAAAAGTAAGTGGGTCGGTAACTGAAGCTTCAAGTTCACTACCCTCACACTGTTCTTCCTCGTCCTCTGAAGACACCTTTGTGGAATGATGTTCCACTAATGCCTTATCACTTACCAACTCCAACTTCATGTCCATGGcttgttcttttaaatttacctcagtagtggatggtaaaccccctTGATTTCGAGTCTGTAGTGCTTGGGTCATCTGCTGATTCTGCAACTCAAGATTGTGGATAATGGCAGCATGATTCCTCAATGTTTGCTGCCTCTCAGCAtcattcttcatcatcatctccatcatTTTATCGAACTTGCTATAGAGAGATTCTTCCTGCTCTCTCTGCTGTTCAGTCTCATATGAATACTGCAGTTCATCGCCAAAGTTGAAATTAGAGTTCCATTGGTCTTGATATGTTTGGAAGTTCCCCTAGTTGTTGTTCCACCCATAATTTTGATGGTTGTCCCACCCCAGATTGTATGTGTTGGAATAGGAATCACTAGCTTGACATTGACCACCAATAAAGTTGACATGTTCATTTGAAGTTGGATAAAGTATTGGACATTCAGCCTCAGAGTGATAGAAAGTCCCACAAACCACGCAATTCTGATTCTAGGCCATTACACTTCTTTAAATAAGTACACCATAGGAGAAGCACCTGGAGATAAATAAACAAAACCcacgcgtaaaacaagaaaataaagacTAAAACAAGCCGATAAATCCTAACCTAGTTGTTAAAGATAcgctttccccggcaacggcgccaaaaacttgttggtaaaaatacgcaagcgtacgtatgctaacttgtaatacagactgcgaagtccggatatcgtacccccagagaaagcttctaaagacaaccagttaggaaACTCAATTTGAATAGCCAAAAAGAAATTTGAATGTTgctattaaactaaataaactgaaataacaattatggctaaaattaactaaagttgtaatgaaaataaagtttaaacaataatgtaaaagcagggattattaactttTATTATGCTGTTTAATCAGATTGGAATATGAATTTGGTTGTTTTACTAAAGTTCAGACTAATCGTAAGCACATATAATTCTCTCTCaagcaattgcaggcaaaaacatACAACGAACTAAAACCATGCTAATTACTCACTCttgcacaatgattaacctaattactaatcaattgatGTTTATGAAGCaaaccctaagaacacgtacTAGTTAATTTactctcgcgcaattaactccttctttcttaattatgttggtctattccagttttactctctcaagctaaaaccaaaacacaggacaatgaataaattggtcaaataaattcaagcgttaagaacaataattaaaacgtaGTAACAACAACGATCCACAAATCCAATCAACCTAAACAGACATAAAtccaattaataatccccacgatgggtttagctactcataatcATGAAAAAcacaacaataatataaataggattcatatttttagaactACAAACAATAGTCGATCTCTCTAATATCGATGTGTACTTCGTTGCTAGAATATGTCTTCAATTTCGATGTGAGAATCCAGAAAATAAAGTAGAAAACGATGAACAAAACTAATGCTAAGCTAATCCTAAAGTCTAGGTCTAAAAACAATTGAGCGGCCCCTAATTATGATGTATAAAATGCTATATATACGTCCTCCGCGTCAGCTACTGACTCTAGGTCGAGTTTTAATGAAAACCCAAAAGCTCCCTTGAATTAGGTGGAGATCGGTGACATGTCGGGGCATTTTTGTCCAATTTTCGTGAATTTTTGCCGTCTCGTGCGCCCGCGTACTCAGTGCCCGCATACAAGGTTTATGCGCCCGCATACACTGCTTCTGCTGCACACCATCAACTTCAAAATGTCATACTTGATGTAAAAACGTCAgaatgagtcgattcttgattctatggaaatcttaggatgtctactttatttcttgttAAGAACACAAAGTCAATTGAAGTCTCAAAGTATTCCAAAATATTCAATCAATAAAGAGGGGTCAATTTCACAAGTAGAAACTTGTGCTCTCGGTGCCTATTTTCATCGGATCTTCGCACAACTTTCCTCAAAACTTCAATTATGATCTAAATTGCTTCCAAATGGCTTGAATGTCATAAAGTACTCCCACATTATGCCTGGAATactcaaacaaaaaatgaatgCAAAGAAGCTCAAAACCAACGGCAAATGCACAATATATGACATATAAAACACAcaaaatataggagtatttctactcctatcagaaGACAAGGTAGGaagcaacacaaaaaaaaaattgaaagaagtGAAAGCTTCTAAAACAAATGCAACAATTGAGGCTTTGCAAAAAAGTGATGGCTCAACTAAGGGTTTCAAGCGACGCGCCTACATGTTAAACGTGGTTTGCACACTATGACAAATGTCAAATATCCATATCTCGCGATTAAAGGACGTGTCAAAATATTGTGTTATGTGGAGCAGAATAAAGTAACACTTAAAATTGTATAACTGATGAGAAACAAAAGCTTTTTCACAACACACATTTTTTCAGAAGACAAAGGTTTCACCATAATAAAGAACGCTTCgctaaaatacaaataaaaacagCTAAATTTTAACAAAGTACATAAAAAGCAAAAGAAATTAGTTTACTTCTGGGAGAGATGTTGAAGGAAACCAAACCAACCGTATAGTATCGAAGCCATGCATTTGAGTGCTACCAAGTATGAGAGATCAACTTAATGATCAAACAACCGAAGTCCTAGATTTTCCTACTGAAGGCGAAACTCTTTGGATTTTCCCAACCAAGACCATGCCCCATAGGGCTAGGATAGAGTATCAATCCGAATAATCAGCGTAAATCAGATAAGATCTTATTTTATTCGAACACAAATTCTTTGTCTGAATATAACTCTACACCAATATAGAAGGTTTTAGTATCATCTAGAAAAcgtattctcaaaaaaaaaaacttgaatcATCTAGAAGATACCTTAAATCCTACTTAACTACTAATCCTATTTAGATACTAGGTATGTTCTCACTTTACTACtataaaaagaatataagtTATgcctattaaataaattatttctctcttttctctctcaaaGAGAAAACCCTATCGGTAAAGagttttcttttcatttttcgcCTCAGCTAccgtcaatggtttatttttgccgtCAGCGGTAGcttcttttttattgctttagaataaaataaatagccgATTCTTTTTCAtcgtttttcttttaattggtAGATCTATCGACGAGGCGCGTCAATTTCGactgaagatgaaatcgtttataggttatattttttctttaaatctttttagagcgattatctttttttatgaaagttttgTTGTCCTTTAtatatgaaaagtttgtttgTCCTTTTTATGAAGGCTTGGTGAGTTTTCTGCTAGACAGAGAAAAATTGGATCTTATTATTATAGAACAGTTATATAATtataaggcgatctgcgaatcaagatATTACATTTTGTTCCATGTCAGATCATTAAAAACGGTTATACCCTTTCTAAATTTGTATACTTATAATTGCTTCATATTATGgaagattaattaattatcaaaaaacagTTATACCTATCAACGTATATTATTGCGATTACTCAAACTTTTTAAGCTGTTATCAAACGATGAACTACTGATTTAACCATAAGAGTACTCATCGGACAACCACCATCCGATCAGCATTCTAACttctgttttgcaggttaaccCGTCTAGAAGGCAGACTCCACCAATAATGGTTGGCGCCACCTTCGCCCCTTACTTGTCGAAGAATTATGCTGATAATTTACAGTAGCATGATCCGccggtaatttttttttgatgaataataattttataaaaagccACGATAAATGGCAAACAACCGAGACTCTaagctttcgcacaagaagtgacTTACAAAGAAGTACACTAGAGGCTTAGGCAAAGAGCAACGGAACAAAAGGACAAACGATCAAACATCCGAAATCAAAATACAACGCGgatttcgaaagaaatccaaacccgTATAGGGAAAGCTCCTATTACAATTTTTAAACAAGAATACCGCCCGCACAAAACAGTTAAAAATTACATCCTCAATATCCGAATGCATGCTATCAAAAACTCTTCTATTtcttgttttccaaattttctaAAGTAGAAGATACTCGAGAATCTGCCAAAGGCTCCCATAACGACACATCGGGATGACGCTTTGCCACTGAATCAAAAAGTCCTTAAAAGAAAAAGGAGCAACCCAAACAATATCTAACTTCGTCAAAACACAACACCAAATACTTCGAGCAAAAGAGCAGTGAATGAATAGATGAACTTGCGTTTCCAGAACCATACACAGAGAGCAAGAGGAAATATCGACCGGTATGATAAAACGTTTTGCCAAAAAATCTAGGGTAGGAATCCTATCATGAAGAGCAAGCCAAAGAAAGAATTTTACCCTTGGAGGAGCTTTAGAGTTCCACACGTGCATGAATAGGTTACAGGCCTCCTGTCTCTCCAGACCCGTCATAGAATGCATGTTAGCAGCAATAGAAATGTTGACAGTACGCTGAGCAGTGCCAACTGATGCCAACTGATCCGAAGCATTAGGAACGGTACCAGCAGTAGAGACGTTAACAGCGGCTGACTGAGGTTGCGCGGAAGCTGCTTCTGGTCGTGTGAGGTTCGCAGAAGCTGTTGTGGCAGCTGAAACCTGCATATTAACCGTCGCCGCCGcggtaattatttatttaataaaggaTTTGAATTCTAACATTAAAATCTGTTGCCAATACTGTGTTTTCTAGTAGTTATATTCTAACtgacatttttaatattttttcatatattcattttttaatctaTTGTTTTAGGTGGCAAATTCGTTAATTTTTAACGTAAAACCACGTTCATaacgaatattaaaaaaaatcgcaAAAACTAtaagaatcaaataatcaaatcacCAAGTGATTATGAatccaatataaaaaaaattagccaaAGTGATAATATTTCGCTATGATTGATTTAGGGAGCAAAAGAGACAACGCAATATATTATACACCAAATAAGATGGATGATATCTGTTCTTTAGCCACGCAAAACTAAAACATGTCACATGCATTGCATTATAAGGATGATAGGAGTGCTCCAACCACactatgaaaattaaaaattagtgaaAGGGTATTTCCTAACAGAAGAAGATGAAACGCATgtaaaaaaatcagaaaagtaaaaataaaaagccTTAAAaacattctatttttttattttttttcaatcctaccttagtaaattttattatattttatatttttttcatttcaattgtacacttaaatatgaaattgacattttttttatttgaaaaaagtttaatatgCGTTCCATCTAAtacaaaaagttaatttaatactTAAGTGtacaattaaaacaaacaaatatgAAATAGGATAAAACTGGCCAATTTTTAATGTTAGCATAGAattgaaaatagaataaaaagtCGGGTGTCTTTAATTATTGGTTTTTTTGCCACTTTTGGCTTAATATACAATCcttaatgttttattaatacATGTCCAATATGACAGATGgactttttaattaaaacagaaaaaatacattcaattaatattatttataaactagACCAAAACAATTTATATCCAGAGTTACAAAAATTCTCAAAAggttatcttttaaaaaattatcttgGGAAATTATCCGTCGCCAAAAGTTTGGTTAGATAAAAGTTTTGATAAAAGATTTTTCTGATTGGTCTGAAAATAGAGTTAACCACAAAACtatctaaaaaattacataattaataaaaggccaaatgtcgtaaaaaggccaaacctttcacaaaagtcatgacctttcaattttgtcgattttggcaaaaaacaggtttcaattgtggccaactctcaatttgattttaatttgcctatgtgacgcctacgtggcatgcacatatattgaaaggtcgtggcttttgtgaaaccaaataattcatttttggccaaaatcgacaaaattgaaaggtcaggacttttgtaaaaccaaataatcaatttttggccaaaatcgacaaaattaaaagttcaggacttttgtaaaacttttgtaaaaggtttggtttttttacaacatttggccttaatAAAATACGCTTTAAGACAAAAATTAAACTCTATctaaaaaatcattatttttctttcacaTTTGATGTACCTATTTtttactaataaaaaataacattttccaTACATATTTGATACCTCGAAGATATATTATTAATGCATCTCTAATATAATCATACAAAGCGGAAAAACTTAGGTACCTAGTGAATACTTTTAGATACTAAATTGAAAAGATTTGAAAGACcgtattttgaaaaaaaattgccagttttttttatattttctgtgATTCTTCCCTTAAAATATTGAAGACGTTATCTGTCAGTATTCacgtaaaaaatattaaaagttattaattttttctagttttaaaattaacactcgaatttttttaatgaataaatatgTACACGAGAAGTGGCAAAAAACCAATAATCAAAGCTTTTGCACAAAAAGTGGCACATCAAAAATTTAGCTATGGGTGAAGGAGAACAAAATCACATGTCCGAGTTCATAATCAAATATAGATTCGGAAGAAATtcattattaaaaagaaaaacgcATAttgcatattttaaaaataataacagCCTTCGTAAAACAATTGAAAATTACCTCATATATAGTTGAAATCTTATTATGAAAAACTCTTCCGTCTCTACTCTTCCAAATCTCTCACACAAATAATATGCCAGAGAGCTTGTTGGAGCATCCAGTATGGCCCCAAAGGAATAATATTTTCCATTGCACTATGAAATCCACGGAAAAAACAAGAGGCGACCCAATCTACATCCAATTTTTAAAGCATACATTGTCGAATTCTCCTAGTAAAAACACAATAAATGAAAAGATGGTATTGAGTTTACACCACATCACACAGGAAAAACCTAGAGTTATTTACAGAGAAGATACAACGACGCACCAAAAAATCAAGAGTGGGCACTCTTTCATGCAAAACAATCCACATAAAGAACTTAACCCGAAGTGGAGTTTTGTATTTTACACTTGAATAAAAATAGTAGATCTCTAAAACCATCTTGTTGCATAATCCATCCCCTCGTCATAATTGTCAAGAAAACCCATCAGCAACAGTAGTTCGGCGAACTGCGCAGCACCCAGCAAATCCTCCCCAACTCAGCGACCATGGACATCTCGACGTGCAAAAATTAATTGATCATTCTCTTGAGTAGCTCGACGATTAAAAGAAGCTCGGTAAGCCACCCTCGAAACCTGCTGATCTTCCTCGACCTATTGATTACCGAACCCGGCTGTACTACCCAATAAATCACCCAAATCTCGACAAaaaaaagaagatgaagaaatccTTGAAGTAATATTCCATGAAACTTCATCATTCTGACCCAAAACATGACTTAGCCGActgaaaatgaaatgaaaattatttggCAACAACAGTTCATTACCATGCAAACGTTGTCTCCACAATGAATTCTCTCTCTAAACATCTTTAATAGTCGcctcaaaatataataaagccGTGGAAACAATAAATTTTTCGGGTCATTCTCCATCCAATTATCATTTTAAAGAGAAACTGAGTCGCCttcaccaattttatatttcatattaGCAATAAAAACACCCAAGCTTTTGAATCTTTACAACATAATATTCTAATATATTTCCAAATAAAAGACATTTTCTTAACATCACTATCAATTAGAAAATCACAATCAACAACCAATGAACAGCTAGATATAACATTAAACTAAAAAGAGTCAACATTGTTAATTCACAATTTCCAAATCATTTTGAATAATAGACTTTGATTTCTAACATGCAAATTATAAATTCTCAGACCGCCTTTATCAAAGTCTTGACAAACAACCTTCCAAGAAATCTTACTCAGAGTACGATTAAAAATAACATCCTTGCAAAGAAAACGCATCATATACGATTCTAGCTCTTTATGAACTAAGACACGCATTCCAAACAATGACATAAAATAAACCGGAATACTGAACAAGACAAATTTAATAAGGACTAACCTGCCTGTAGGAGAAATTAGAGAACCCTTCAATAAAACCAAACACGTTTTGAATCCAACGACATGATCCTATGATCCAGAAGTCAGCTTCCTATTAGACAATGGAATACCCAAATATATGATTGGAAAAAAATCAATCTTACACCCAACTATTTGTGCCACCAACAATAAATCAACCTCATGAACATTAATTCCCATAATAGagcttttatgaaaattaatagtCAATCCTGAAATCAACtcaaaacaacaacaaatcCAGGTTAAATTTCTAAGCAGCTCAATGCCATAaggaatatataaaatagtgtCATCCGCAAATTGAAATAAAGTAACAGGCTCATGATCTGCTACAAAACTAAATTCCTGTGTAAGCTCCAACTCCTCTATTCTATCAAGAATACGCTTTAGACCCTCTATGGTAATAACAAGCAAATATGACAAAATGGGATCCCCTTGCCACATACATCTCCATAAGTTAATCGGATCGACGGGACTACCATTAAAAAGAACAGTCGTAGTCCCCGAAGACAAACAGCAAGACATCCAATCAATTCACTTTCCCGGAATGTTCACGCAACGCATAACAAAAAAACAAGTAATCTCAATCAATATTGTCAAAAGCCTTATGAAAATCATGCTTAATAAAAACTTTTTTCTTCCTCCTACTAGCTACATGAATAAATTCATTAGCTATCATAGAACACTCCAGGATACTTCTGCCTTTCAAAAAAGCATGCTGACTATCCTAAAACACATTACTAAATACAAGCGCTAACCCCCGAGAAAGGGCCTTGAAGAGCAGTTTGAATAAACTATTTACTAGACTAATATGTTGACAGTCATTCATATCAGAAAATCCTGCAACCTTAGGAATCAAAACCATGAGCAAAGAATTAATACCTTCAGGCAAGATATTAAATCTATGGAACCCCGCAAAGAAATCAATGATAGCTTCCATCATAAAATGACATACTCTCcgatagaaataaaaattaaatccatATAGTCTCGGTGCCTTTCATTCGCCATAAGAGCAAAGAGCATTGAGAATGTCACTTTTATCAAACGGCATAATCGAAGAATCGGCCTGCTAACTAGAGATCTGCATAAAGTTTAGTCCAGAGATATCAAATTGCACCATGTCCTTTCGACTATAGAGATTTCTATTGAAATTTCTAATATGAAATCTGATGTCTTTAAACTCTGAAAAAACCTTATCATCCACTTGAATAGAGGAAATATGATAACTCTTAAAATGAATAGAGGCCCCACTGTGACAAAACTTAGTGTATTTccattcatattttattttaagtatcaATTTCTCCGAACCCATAAAGAATCTACTATTTTTTTCGCCGCTCATAAATCAGCTCTAAGATCAGCAAGTTCAACTTTTTCCTCTTCTGAAAATAGAATTGATTGGGCCGCCAACTCcaacttaaaattaatttattattttaaggttACTGAAATTTAATTTGTTCAATATTGATTGGtactttaataaaatatgaCAAACAAACTACTCTAGAATCAGAATACATGTGTGATGTGTCAAATGCAAATGTGACGAGTACATTTTATTATATGAAGGTGACGTGgtctgtatttttttttacaagatTCATGAGATTTCTTGAACAGTTTCCAGTTATGGGATGACATCTTTAAACCTTCTACCTGCATACTAATTTTCACTCG includes:
- the LOC126661878 gene encoding uncharacterized protein LOC126661878, which codes for MDDSFRLYVDYRQLNTLKIKNKYPLPRIDDIFDQLQSAEYVDIPNTAFQTLYGHFEFLLYAKFSKSEFLLDKVSFLGHLVSKDYIHVDLKKIKLAAANISDKYKELSWFGWNDKCKASFQKLKELLTTVHVLALPDNTDCFTIYCDALRLKQLKKHEVNNPTHDLELVALVLALRFGGIISMEQLYHPNKDNVVADALSRKSSGISGDLVALLEGSNLDSVVIDDVLKHGTRMCVPNVKDLKQQILEEAHKFMYSVHPISTKMYHDVKSVNWWSGMKKDLEHQRPLGYLQPLPIVEWKWVRIATDFVVGFLHTQQHFDFIWGIIDRMTKSAHFIPIKISYKAANFARLYIDRIALQEALGTCVNFRIAFHPQTDGQCERMIQTLEDVCYQFGGSWDIYLSLIEFSYKNNYHSSIEMASYEALYRSKYRSPFFGRK